A portion of the Anthonomus grandis grandis chromosome 7, icAntGran1.3, whole genome shotgun sequence genome contains these proteins:
- the LOC126738759 gene encoding uncharacterized protein LOC126738759, with translation MVLHAVHSTADEIVVMTKDTDVVLLLIYHFAKMKCSHLWVISSTARDIKYIPVHDICRKLMPKQVSHLLAFHAITGCDSTSKLASITKVGAWKAFCGTNCELLGRLGQWPLEEDVLKNIEKFVVKLYKVDPSITSSNDARSFLFGAVKKAEFLPPTTDALRLHIKRCNYQVCVWENAHIPKPSLPRLQDCGWIVQREQVVPLLMTLDPIPKKCEEIIVCHCKGHCNTKNCSCRRANVSCLKLCTPCKRSCINSGDTQ, from the exons ATGGTTCTTCATGCCGTTCACAGCACTGCTGATGAAATTGTTGTGATGACGAAAGATACAGACGTTGTGCTTCTTCTTATCTACCACTTTGCTAAAATGAAGTGCTCGCATTTGTGGGTAATTAGTAGTACTGCACGTGATATTAAGTACATTCCTGTACATGATATATGCAGGAAGCTTATGCCGAAGCAAGTTTCACATCTTCTTGCTTTCCACGCAATAACGGGCTGCGATTCGACGTCAAAGTTGGCGTCTATTACAAAAGTTGGTGCATGGAAGGCTTTTTGTGGGACAAATTGCGAGCTTCTGGGACGCCTTGGACAGTGGCCACTGGAGGAGGACGTCCTTAAAAACATCGAGAAGTTTGTCGTCAAACTGTATAAG GTGGATCCCAGCATAACAAGCTCAAACGATGCCCGGAGTTTTTTGTTTGGAGCTGTCAAAAAGGCAGAATTCCTCCCTCCAACAACCGATGCACTTCGTCTGCATATCAAAAGATGCAACTATCAG gtgTGTGTTTGGGAAAACGCCCATATCCCCAAACCGTCACTCCCTAGGCTACAGGACTGTGGCTGGATTGTGCAGAGGGAACAAGTTGTCCCTCTTTTAATGACTCTGGATCCCATTCCAAAGAAGTGCGAGGAAATAATAGTTTGTCATTGTAAAGGACATTGCAATACAAAAAATTGCAGTTGCCGAAGGGCGAATGTGTCTTGCCTCAAACTGTGCACTCCTTGTAAACGTTCTTGCATAAACTCTGGAGACAcacaataa